The following proteins are encoded in a genomic region of Leucoraja erinacea ecotype New England chromosome 23, Leri_hhj_1, whole genome shotgun sequence:
- the LOC129708389 gene encoding uncharacterized protein LOC129708389, with translation MGLSDRTMNLISSAQRLSTRKQYLGGHILLGQQPRPKGQEHSGRIRILTSLHYDNRWSYSAINSARSALSNYLSQGTERHTVGTHPLVTKLMRGIFNANPPKTRYSKIWEVGVVLNMLRSWSPITALSLQELTTKMVMLMALVTAQRVQSLSKLSLDSLIISPEKLVFVIQDLIKQNRPGSSGQVFEFMVYPYDERLCIARHIQLYIEYTKSIRGQRMVLLISYKKPHKRVTTQTISRWLKYVLKMAGIDTNVFNSHSTRAAATSAAKILEVPTAQILRMAGWSSERTFQRFYNNPVFWSHHRVRKPFYVQQYNLPERLQGYDFQFKKFIYFFVIPHNSLYKCVLKLLMMLSPNTQGSCEAWTRSTA, from the coding sequence atggggctgtcagacaggacgatgaatctcatctcatctgcacaaagactatcaacacggaagcagtaccttggggggcatatactgcttggacaacaacctcgaccaaaaggccaagaacattctggccggattcgaattttaacaagcctccattatgataatcgatggagctacagtgccatcaatagtgccagaagtgcactctccaattacctatcacaaggaacggagcggcacacggtgggaacacaccccctggtaacaaaactcatgaggggcatattcaatgcaaatccccctaaaaccaggtactccaaaatctgggaggtgggtgtcgttctaaacatgctgaggagctggtcgcccataacagcattgtcacttcaggaaCTGACCacgaagatggttatgctcatggcgttagttaccgcacaacgagtccagtcattaagcaaactgagcctggactccctgatcatctcacccgagaaactggtgtttgtcatacaggatttaataaaacaaaacagaccaggttcatcgggtcaagtgtttgaatttatggtatacccatatgacgaacgactgtgtatagcaagacacatccaactatacatagaatatactaagagcattcgaggtcagagaatggtgttgttaatctcttacaagaaaccgcacaaaagggtcacgacccaaactatatcaaggtggctcaaatatgtcctaaagatggcaggaatagacactaatgtttttaactctcattccaccagggctgcagcaacatccgcagcaaaaattctagaggtacccacagcccaaatcctcagaatggcaggatggtcatccgaaaggactttccaaaggttttataataatccagttttttggagccatcatcgtgttcggaaaccattttacgttcaacaatataatttgcccgaaaggttacagggctatgattttcaatttaaaaaatttatatattttttcgttataccacacaactctttgtataagtgtgttttaaaattactaatgatgctctctcccaatacccaaggcagttgtgaagcatggactcgttccacggcatga